In Synechococcus sp. Nb3U1, one DNA window encodes the following:
- the treS gene encoding maltose alpha-D-glucosyltransferase translates to MTRTSLRSTSTTLIQNPLWYKDAVIYEVPVRAFADSDGDGVGDFQGLTEKLDYLQDLGVTAIWLLPFFPSPLRDDGYDVADFTSVNPTFGTLEDFKALLEAAHQRGIRVIIELILNHTSDQHPWFQRARRAAPGTPERDFYVWSDTPEKYKEARIIFQDFETSNWSWDPVAKAYYWHRFYSHQPDLNYDNPAVQKAVFEVVDFWLDMGVDGLRLDAVPYLYEREGTNCENLPETHALLKALRKHIDRKYQDRMLLAEANQWPEDAVAYFGDGDECHMDFHFPLMPRLFMAIQMEDRFPIIDILQQTPPIPDNCQWAIFLRNHDELTLEMVTDEERDYMYQVYAKDPSARVNLGIRRRLSPLLGNSRRRIELMNSLLFSLPGTPVLYYGDEIGMGDNIYLGDRNGVRTPMQWSADRNAGFSRANPQKLYLPIVIDAEYHYETVNVEAQRNNPYSLWWAMKRLIAVRKRFQAFGQGSFELLHPENRKVLCFMRVFEEERILVMANLSRYVQCVELELAEWEGLIPVEIFGRTEFPPIGQLPYFLTLGPHSFYWFSLEPQRQPERLHLSHSKPEDLERIPTLTTKNGSWESLFQGEAQKLVEAVLADYLYRCRWFGSKARQIQSAQIVDAIPCNREADPSFRGQILILQTEFTEGDAETYLLPVGYATQEAALQMRLEMPQAVIAPVQVQGDPPGILFDALADKNFLHIPLQIIAQQGRLRQNSGELLAATLSPFEYDPSQEPRILKAEQSNTSVVYGNQYILKFYRKIAEGVNPELEIGRYLVQHHAQVQVPKVLGSLEYRRRQGSRGLEPAHKSITLAILQEYIPNEGDAWHYTLDSLGQYFETVLIHHQEVDPVPVPQGSLLQLSQSALPELAYATIGSYLESVRILAKRTAELHIALAADIEDKDFAPEPFSSLYQRSVYQSMRNLAGQVFPLLTKQIRKLPETEAKLARVVKEQEDEIMSRFRLVLEQKITALRTRCHGDYHLGQVLFTGKDFVIIDFEGEPSRSLGERRLKRFPLRDVAGMLRSFHYAVSMALRQQLESGLINEDNRAAMMRWAQFWHRWVCAGFLAEYLQVASQKDSVPPVRSAFLPRNLRELEVLLDAYLLEKAIYELGYELNNRPDWVEIPLRGILQLLGISTKV, encoded by the coding sequence ATGACTCGAACCTCTCTGCGCTCCACCTCCACCACCCTGATTCAAAACCCCCTTTGGTATAAAGACGCAGTGATCTACGAGGTGCCGGTGCGAGCCTTTGCCGATAGCGATGGTGATGGGGTAGGAGATTTTCAGGGCCTGACGGAAAAACTCGATTACCTGCAAGATCTCGGAGTCACGGCCATTTGGTTGCTGCCCTTTTTCCCCTCACCGCTGCGGGATGATGGCTACGACGTAGCAGATTTCACCAGTGTTAACCCCACCTTCGGTACCCTAGAAGACTTCAAAGCCCTGCTCGAGGCGGCCCACCAACGGGGGATCCGCGTCATTATCGAGCTGATCCTCAACCACACCTCTGACCAGCACCCCTGGTTTCAACGGGCCAGACGCGCCGCCCCCGGTACCCCAGAGCGAGATTTTTATGTTTGGAGTGATACCCCTGAGAAATACAAAGAAGCGCGCATCATTTTCCAAGATTTTGAAACCTCCAACTGGAGCTGGGATCCAGTGGCCAAAGCCTACTACTGGCACCGTTTTTATTCCCACCAACCGGATTTGAACTACGACAACCCCGCCGTACAAAAAGCGGTCTTTGAGGTAGTGGATTTTTGGCTGGATATGGGGGTAGATGGCCTGCGCCTGGATGCAGTGCCCTATCTGTACGAGCGGGAGGGCACCAACTGCGAGAACCTGCCCGAAACCCACGCCCTACTCAAGGCCCTGCGCAAACACATCGACCGCAAATATCAAGATCGGATGTTGCTGGCGGAGGCCAACCAGTGGCCGGAGGATGCTGTGGCCTACTTTGGCGACGGGGATGAATGCCACATGGATTTTCACTTCCCGCTAATGCCGCGCCTATTCATGGCCATTCAGATGGAAGACCGCTTTCCGATTATCGATATTTTGCAACAAACCCCTCCCATCCCCGACAACTGCCAGTGGGCCATCTTCTTGCGCAACCACGACGAACTCACCTTGGAAATGGTTACCGATGAAGAGCGGGACTACATGTACCAGGTTTACGCCAAAGATCCGAGCGCACGGGTGAACCTGGGCATTCGCCGCCGATTATCGCCACTGTTGGGTAATAGCCGTCGGCGCATCGAATTGATGAACAGCCTACTGTTTTCGTTGCCGGGTACCCCCGTGCTCTACTACGGTGACGAGATCGGCATGGGGGACAACATCTACCTCGGGGATCGCAACGGGGTACGCACCCCGATGCAGTGGAGTGCTGATCGCAATGCTGGCTTCTCGCGGGCCAATCCCCAGAAGCTCTACCTGCCGATTGTCATCGATGCCGAGTACCACTACGAAACCGTCAACGTTGAGGCCCAGCGGAACAATCCCTATTCCCTCTGGTGGGCGATGAAACGGCTGATCGCGGTGCGCAAGCGCTTTCAAGCTTTTGGCCAGGGATCCTTCGAGCTGTTGCATCCAGAAAATCGCAAGGTGCTCTGCTTTATGCGGGTGTTTGAAGAGGAGCGCATCCTGGTGATGGCCAACCTCTCCCGCTATGTGCAGTGTGTGGAGCTGGAGTTGGCGGAATGGGAAGGGCTCATTCCGGTGGAGATCTTCGGGCGCACTGAGTTTCCCCCGATTGGGCAGTTGCCCTATTTCCTGACGTTGGGCCCCCATTCGTTTTATTGGTTTTCCCTCGAACCGCAACGGCAACCGGAACGGCTTCACCTCAGCCATAGCAAGCCGGAAGATTTGGAGCGCATCCCCACCCTGACCACCAAAAATGGCTCTTGGGAAAGCCTCTTTCAGGGGGAAGCCCAGAAGCTGGTGGAGGCCGTGTTGGCGGACTACCTCTACCGCTGCCGTTGGTTTGGATCCAAGGCACGACAAATCCAATCTGCCCAAATTGTGGATGCTATTCCCTGCAACCGGGAGGCGGATCCCTCCTTTCGCGGCCAGATTTTGATCTTGCAAACAGAGTTCACCGAAGGGGATGCAGAAACCTATCTGCTGCCGGTGGGCTATGCCACCCAAGAAGCCGCTCTGCAAATGCGCCTGGAAATGCCCCAAGCTGTGATTGCGCCGGTGCAGGTTCAGGGTGATCCGCCAGGGATCCTCTTCGACGCTCTAGCCGACAAGAACTTCCTGCACATTCCGCTGCAGATCATCGCTCAGCAGGGCCGTCTGCGGCAAAACTCAGGGGAACTGTTGGCCGCTACCCTTTCTCCGTTTGAGTATGACCCCAGTCAGGAACCGCGCATTCTTAAAGCGGAGCAAAGCAATACCTCGGTGGTTTACGGCAACCAGTACATCCTCAAGTTCTACCGCAAGATTGCAGAAGGGGTGAACCCGGAACTGGAGATTGGCCGCTACCTAGTCCAACATCACGCCCAGGTGCAGGTGCCGAAAGTGCTCGGATCCCTGGAGTATCGCCGCCGCCAGGGATCCCGCGGTCTTGAGCCTGCCCACAAGTCAATTACATTGGCAATTTTGCAGGAGTACATCCCCAACGAGGGCGATGCCTGGCACTACACCCTCGATAGCCTAGGGCAATACTTCGAGACGGTGCTGATCCACCACCAAGAGGTTGACCCCGTGCCGGTGCCTCAGGGATCCCTACTGCAGCTGTCCCAATCTGCTTTACCAGAACTGGCCTATGCCACCATTGGCAGCTACCTAGAATCGGTGCGGATCTTGGCTAAGCGCACTGCCGAGCTGCACATTGCCCTGGCGGCGGATATCGAAGACAAAGATTTTGCCCCCGAACCTTTTTCCAGCCTTTATCAGCGCTCGGTGTATCAATCGATGCGCAATTTGGCCGGGCAGGTGTTTCCCTTGCTCACCAAACAAATACGCAAACTTCCGGAAACCGAAGCCAAGTTAGCCCGTGTGGTCAAGGAGCAAGAAGATGAGATTATGAGCCGTTTTCGCTTGGTGCTCGAGCAAAAAATTACAGCTCTGCGCACCCGCTGCCATGGGGATTACCACCTCGGCCAAGTGCTGTTTACTGGCAAGGATTTTGTCATTATCGATTTTGAAGGGGAACCGTCCCGCTCCTTAGGAGAACGGCGGCTGAAACGCTTCCCTTTGCGAGATGTGGCAGGCATGTTGCGCTCCTTTCACTATGCGGTGAGTATGGCCCTACGCCAACAATTGGAGAGCGGTCTGATCAATGAAGACAACCGTGCTGCCATGATGCGATGGGCCCAGTTCTGGCACCGCTGGGTATGTGCGGGCTTTTTGGCAGAATATTTGCAGGTGGCCTCCCAAAAGGACTCCGTCCCGCCAGTGCGATCGGCCTTTTTGCCCCGCAATTTGCGGGAGCTAGAAGTATTGCTGGATGCCTACTTGCTGGAAAAAGCGATTTACGAATTGGGGTATGAGTTGAACAACCGCCCCGATTGGGTAGAGATTCCGCTACGAGGGATCCTGCAATTGCTGGGCATTTCCACCAAGGTGTGA
- a CDS encoding choice-of-anchor Q domain-containing protein, whose translation MAAGSLASITATVSNSTLSGNSVNDEGGGIFADTTATVSNSTLSGNSANFDGGGIRANTATVSNSTLSGNSAGNDGGGIRAVTAATVNNSIIAGNTGSAGNEECSGSISGSKNVFGVSGNAGGCPVAGNIVPTGAISTVLQTTLAANGTTIFAGVLPGTPVLTLALVANSPALEAADPGICAAAPINNLDQRGVTRPQPASTTCDIGAFESALTEPEPTPTPTATPTPEPTPTPTPEPTPTPIPTPTPTATPTPEPTPTPTPTATPTPEPTPTPTPESPNRPPAGRLVWDPARLIVQETRQEGIPTLEVQANQLRGVVFDFRNLGGPIRVPVQVCVLVPEGLAFSSPQLPLQASTQVIIAGVASRDFTTQFIPAGQPVPAACQGTNRNGAVVVTLPDGIPAGVSGSIGFQVVFSSR comes from the coding sequence ATGGCGGCGGGATCTTTAGCCAGTATCACCGCAACGGTGAGCAACAGCACCCTGAGTGGCAATAGCGTAAACGATGAGGGCGGCGGGATCTTTGCCGATACCACCGCGACGGTGAGCAACAGCACCCTGAGTGGCAATAGCGCAAACTTCGATGGCGGCGGGATCCGTGCCAATACCGCGACGGTGAGCAACAGCACCCTGAGTGGCAATAGCGCAGGAAACGATGGCGGCGGGATCCGTGCCGTTACCGCAGCAACGGTGAACAACAGTATTATCGCTGGCAACACGGGTTCTGCCGGCAATGAAGAATGTTCCGGCAGCATCAGCGGCAGCAAGAATGTCTTTGGCGTCAGTGGCAATGCTGGTGGTTGCCCCGTGGCAGGGAACATTGTGCCAACTGGGGCTATTTCCACGGTTCTGCAGACCACCCTAGCTGCCAATGGCACCACGATCTTTGCTGGGGTTCTGCCGGGAACACCGGTTCTGACCCTGGCCTTGGTAGCCAATAGCCCCGCCCTAGAGGCCGCAGACCCTGGTATCTGTGCAGCAGCCCCTATCAATAACCTCGACCAAAGAGGGGTGACTCGTCCCCAGCCGGCTAGCACCACCTGCGATATCGGGGCCTTTGAAAGTGCTCTGACAGAACCCGAGCCGACACCGACGCCCACAGCTACCCCGACCCCTGAACCAACTCCCACCCCGACACCCGAGCCCACACCCACGCCAATCCCGACACCGACGCCCACAGCTACCCCGACCCCTGAACCAACTCCCACCCCGACACCCACAGCTACCCCGACCCCTGAACCAACTCCCACCCCGACCCCAGAATCCCCCAACCGTCCCCCGGCGGGTCGTTTGGTTTGGGATCCTGCCCGGTTGATTGTGCAAGAAACCCGGCAAGAGGGGATCCCGACTTTGGAGGTGCAGGCCAACCAGTTGCGGGGGGTAGTCTTTGATTTTCGCAACTTGGGTGGGCCAATTCGGGTTCCGGTGCAAGTGTGTGTGCTGGTGCCGGAGGGACTGGCCTTCAGCTCACCGCAACTGCCGCTGCAGGCGAGTACCCAAGTGATAATCGCTGGGGTGGCCAGCCGAGATTTCACAACACAGTTCATCCCGGCTGGGCAACCCGTTCCTGCCGCTTGTCAGGGAACCAATCGCAACGGAGCGGTGGTGGTGACTCTGCCCGATGGGATCCCGGCGGGGGTGAGTGGGTCAATCGGTTTTCAAGTCGTGTTTTCAAGTCGTTAA
- a CDS encoding DNA double-strand break repair nuclease NurA has translation MLDLVKLSGQIPGLTQHLHQESKASQERLRRALQVFGRLQQEPQVWQSRHVDWGSHLSFTCASPAEPLENSRPKIEPLKGRHTVVATDGSQIVPNHHEIAYCSLINVGRVVLHYGTQQWPLLDSLPVLLYPSVELQQNSGLDAEEVLALRRAQAEVEELAQLALSVPRRRTTLALVDGSLIPWGLEPLSGQEQRLWLNPLLAALERLRAARIPLVGYISVSRSSETVNYLRLGLCPFLSCECYRYCNSDQAPPCQTFAPLPDRVFWGSLLQPGERSPIWRSGAKVLNPFGEHHIHCCYLNVSEGSVGEAEIARLEFPAWVAADEELLKRALAGVLSQVQKGFGYPVALAEAHHLAVVRGGDRQRFFALIEQELIRAGLRNVAVSPKEAQKRGGIA, from the coding sequence ATGTTGGATCTCGTTAAACTGAGTGGCCAAATCCCCGGCCTCACCCAGCATCTGCATCAGGAATCCAAAGCCAGCCAGGAGCGTCTGCGTCGGGCTTTGCAGGTGTTTGGACGCTTACAGCAGGAGCCGCAGGTTTGGCAATCTCGTCATGTCGATTGGGGATCCCATCTATCTTTTACCTGTGCCAGCCCGGCTGAGCCGCTGGAGAACTCCCGACCCAAAATCGAGCCTCTGAAAGGACGACACACGGTGGTGGCCACGGATGGATCCCAGATTGTGCCCAACCATCACGAGATCGCCTATTGCTCCTTGATCAATGTCGGACGGGTGGTGTTGCACTACGGCACCCAGCAATGGCCGCTGTTGGATAGCCTGCCGGTGTTGCTCTACCCCTCGGTGGAACTGCAACAAAACTCCGGTTTGGACGCAGAAGAGGTTTTGGCTTTGCGGCGGGCTCAGGCGGAAGTGGAGGAGCTGGCCCAGTTGGCTCTATCTGTTCCCCGTCGCCGTACCACCTTGGCACTGGTAGATGGATCGTTGATCCCCTGGGGATTAGAGCCGTTGTCTGGGCAGGAGCAACGCCTGTGGTTGAATCCCCTGTTGGCAGCTCTGGAACGGTTACGAGCAGCACGAATCCCATTGGTGGGGTACATCAGTGTCTCCCGCAGCAGCGAGACGGTAAATTATCTGCGCCTGGGGTTGTGCCCGTTCTTGAGTTGTGAATGTTACCGCTACTGCAACTCAGATCAGGCTCCGCCTTGCCAGACGTTTGCGCCGTTGCCGGATCGGGTCTTTTGGGGATCCCTGCTACAACCGGGAGAGCGCAGCCCGATTTGGCGCAGTGGGGCAAAGGTGTTGAATCCCTTCGGGGAGCACCATATCCACTGTTGTTATCTGAATGTCAGTGAGGGATCCGTGGGTGAAGCGGAGATTGCCCGACTGGAGTTTCCCGCCTGGGTTGCTGCGGATGAGGAGTTGCTAAAGCGGGCCTTGGCAGGAGTCTTGAGCCAGGTGCAAAAGGGCTTTGGCTACCCGGTTGCGTTGGCAGAAGCCCATCACCTGGCGGTGGTGAGGGGCGGGGATCGGCAGCGGTTCTTTGCCCTGATCGAGCAGGAGTTGATCCGTGCCGGCCTGCGCAATGTAGCGGTGTCACCTAAAGAAGCCCAGAAGCGGGGTGGGATTGCTTAA
- a CDS encoding 6-carboxytetrahydropterin synthase yields MPRTCTIYRRAQFAASHRYWLPELSEAENFARFGPNARFPGHGHNYVLQVGLQGEVDAYGMVLNLSDVKQVLRQRVLQDLNFAYLNQAWPEFAQTLPTTEFIAYAIWQRLADALPLTSIRLYEDPELWADYQGEEMQAYLTVATHFSAAHRLALDHLSLEENSEIYGLCARPHGHGHNYGLEITVKGSIDPRTGMVVDLVALQQVIDHWVVKPFDHTFLNKDIEYFARVVPTAENIALRIQQLLTLPVRELGVRLHRVHLQESPNNSSEVYGEFPLEELLAASEGIPEGEPVALPASRDSGVEAYVGSR; encoded by the coding sequence ATGCCTAGAACCTGTACGATCTATCGCCGTGCGCAATTTGCCGCTAGCCATCGTTACTGGCTGCCTGAGCTCTCAGAGGCTGAAAATTTTGCCCGATTTGGCCCAAATGCCCGTTTTCCTGGTCACGGGCACAATTATGTGTTGCAGGTGGGCCTGCAGGGGGAAGTCGATGCGTATGGCATGGTCTTGAACCTATCGGATGTGAAACAGGTTTTGCGACAACGGGTGCTGCAAGATCTCAACTTTGCCTATCTGAACCAGGCGTGGCCAGAGTTTGCTCAAACCCTGCCGACCACTGAGTTTATCGCCTATGCGATTTGGCAGCGTTTGGCCGATGCGTTGCCCCTGACGAGCATTCGTTTGTATGAAGATCCTGAGCTTTGGGCCGACTATCAAGGAGAAGAGATGCAAGCCTATTTAACTGTGGCCACCCATTTCAGCGCCGCCCATCGATTGGCGTTGGATCACCTCAGCCTAGAGGAGAACAGCGAGATTTACGGGCTGTGTGCGCGTCCCCACGGCCATGGCCACAATTACGGCCTAGAGATTACCGTCAAGGGATCCATCGACCCACGCACGGGCATGGTCGTGGATCTGGTGGCCTTGCAGCAGGTGATTGACCACTGGGTGGTGAAGCCCTTCGACCACACCTTTTTGAACAAAGACATCGAATACTTTGCCCGGGTGGTGCCCACTGCTGAGAATATCGCCCTGCGCATCCAGCAGTTGCTCACTTTGCCGGTGCGGGAGCTGGGGGTACGGTTGCATCGGGTGCATTTGCAAGAGAGCCCCAACAACAGCAGCGAGGTATACGGGGAGTTTCCGCTCGAAGAGCTCCTCGCTGCTTCTGAAGGGATCCCCGAGGGAGAACCTGTAGCCCTGCCAGCCTCTCGCGACAGCGGGGTGGAGGCATATGTTGGATCTCGTTAA
- a CDS encoding PipX family protein produces the protein MSESYLNHPTFGLLYSLCQVNESQALFTTLYAQRLFFRVYFGSLENATDSQNVGAEELVFDPISRNEARQLIEEQMRLMRRAARKDELEQLQLIYKQTFS, from the coding sequence ATGAGTGAGTCTTACCTGAATCACCCCACTTTTGGTCTGCTCTACAGCCTGTGTCAGGTCAATGAAAGCCAGGCTCTTTTCACGACCCTTTACGCCCAAAGGCTGTTTTTTCGGGTTTATTTTGGATCCCTTGAGAACGCCACAGACTCACAGAATGTGGGTGCAGAAGAGCTGGTCTTCGATCCAATTAGCCGCAACGAGGCCCGCCAGTTAATTGAAGAACAGATGCGCCTGATGCGCCGGGCCGCCCGCAAAGATGAGCTAGAGCAGCTACAGCTCATCTACAAGCAAACCTTTTCCTGA